One region of Candidatus Omnitrophota bacterium genomic DNA includes:
- the prfA gene encoding peptide chain release factor 1 has translation MFEKILEEKRRRCDKLHELLADPKVIANTSEYQGYARELASLTPLINEYNDYLKLKLDVKDLDKVLGEKTHGHDKDFLVLAEEERYKLAKELEESGSRLEELLLEKESGADRGIIMEIRAGTGGQEASLFAADLLRMYSKYAVRKGWKVELIDSSTTEKGGYKEVIFSISGKGVYGALKFESGTHRVQRVPETEASGRVHTSASTVCVLPEAEDVEVEIRPEDLRIDVFRSGGAGGQGVNRTDSAVRLTHIPTGIVVTCQDERSQLKNKSKAMRVLRARLLDVKETEHNSKISQSRKSQVGSGDRSEKIRTYNYPDRRITDHRIGLTVHNLEDVLEGDLDEITAALKMEERKLRLRAAV, from the coding sequence ATGTTCGAAAAGATATTGGAAGAGAAGAGACGCCGGTGCGATAAGCTCCATGAGCTTCTAGCGGACCCGAAGGTCATAGCCAATACATCGGAATACCAGGGCTATGCCAGGGAGCTTGCAAGCCTAACTCCCTTAATAAACGAGTATAATGACTACCTGAAACTTAAACTCGACGTCAAAGACCTGGACAAGGTGCTCGGCGAAAAGACGCACGGCCACGACAAGGATTTCCTTGTGCTCGCGGAAGAGGAGAGGTATAAACTGGCGAAGGAGCTTGAAGAATCCGGTAGTCGGCTGGAAGAGTTGTTGCTGGAGAAGGAATCCGGCGCCGACCGCGGTATAATAATGGAGATAAGGGCAGGCACAGGCGGCCAGGAAGCAAGTCTGTTTGCAGCGGATCTATTGAGGATGTACTCAAAATACGCGGTGAGAAAGGGATGGAAAGTAGAGCTGATAGATTCGAGCACTACCGAAAAAGGCGGGTATAAAGAAGTCATATTCTCGATCTCCGGCAAAGGAGTGTACGGCGCGCTTAAATTCGAGAGCGGCACACACAGGGTTCAGCGTGTGCCGGAGACTGAGGCGAGCGGAAGGGTACATACATCGGCTTCGACGGTATGCGTGCTGCCGGAGGCAGAAGATGTAGAGGTGGAGATAAGACCCGAGGACTTAAGGATCGATGTTTTCAGGTCCGGAGGCGCGGGCGGCCAGGGTGTTAACAGGACGGATTCCGCAGTGCGGCTCACGCATATACCGACGGGTATAGTAGTAACGTGCCAGGACGAACGTTCCCAATTGAAGAACAAGTCCAAGGCCATGAGGGTCCTGCGCGCGCGGCTTTTAGACGTGAAAGAGACCGAGCATAATAGTAAGATATCCCAGTCAAGAAAGTCTCAGGTGGGCAGCGGAGACCGCTCGGAAAAGATACGCACTTATAATTACCCTGACAGGCGGATCACCGACCACAGGATAGGGTTGACCGTCCATAATCTCGAGGATGTGCTGGAGGGCGATCTGGACGAAATAACTGCCGCGCTGAAAATGGAAGAGAGAAAATTAAGGCTGAGAGCTGCCGTATGA
- the murA gene encoding UDP-N-acetylglucosamine 1-carboxyvinyltransferase yields the protein MDKLLVEGGRKLQGSVEISGAKNACLPILAAALLSDERSVISNIPALKDMSTMLRIMKNLGVKVQQDGSRITIEPKGYKKYSAPYDLVSTMRASVCVLGPLLAKQKMAEVSFPGGCVIGPRPIDLHLKGLRALGADIKVEKGYIIADGRKMSGGSVYLGGHFGSSVLATANVMMAATLIKGVTVIENAACEPEVVDLAAFLIKMGARIKGHSTHRIIIEGVKRLHGAEHSVISDRIEAGTYIIAAAITKGDITVKNAKFEHLVAVADKLIEAGLEIRKVPSGIRARYVRKLKPLDVTTLAYPGFPTDMQAQFMSLMSVTEGISVITEKIYPDRFIHVSELGRMGAEIILEGPSAIVKGVKHLSGAPVMASDLRASAALVLAGLVAKDRTEIHRIYHLDRGYENLEEKLNSLGAKVWREKER from the coding sequence ATGGATAAGCTGTTGGTGGAAGGCGGCCGTAAATTGCAGGGCTCGGTAGAGATAAGCGGAGCGAAGAACGCCTGCCTTCCGATACTCGCGGCAGCGCTTCTCTCCGACGAGAGATCCGTTATCAGTAATATCCCCGCGCTGAAGGATATGTCGACCATGCTAAGGATCATGAAGAATCTCGGCGTGAAGGTCCAGCAGGACGGCTCCCGGATAACGATCGAGCCGAAAGGATACAAGAAGTACAGCGCGCCTTATGATCTGGTAAGCACTATGCGCGCGTCTGTATGCGTTCTCGGGCCGCTCTTAGCCAAGCAGAAGATGGCCGAGGTCTCTTTTCCGGGTGGATGCGTCATAGGCCCAAGGCCTATCGATCTGCATTTGAAAGGACTAAGGGCGCTCGGCGCCGACATAAAAGTTGAGAAGGGGTATATTATCGCCGACGGGAGGAAGATGAGCGGAGGCAGCGTATACCTCGGAGGGCATTTCGGGTCAAGCGTTCTGGCTACAGCAAACGTAATGATGGCCGCGACGCTAATTAAGGGCGTGACCGTGATCGAGAACGCGGCGTGCGAGCCGGAAGTGGTGGACCTGGCCGCATTCCTGATAAAGATGGGCGCCAGGATAAAAGGGCACTCCACGCACAGGATAATAATTGAAGGCGTCAAGAGACTGCATGGGGCCGAACACTCAGTAATCTCCGACAGGATCGAAGCCGGTACTTATATAATAGCCGCCGCGATAACGAAAGGCGACATAACCGTCAAAAACGCCAAGTTTGAGCATCTCGTAGCTGTGGCGGATAAGTTGATAGAGGCGGGTCTCGAGATCAGGAAAGTGCCGAGCGGCATCAGGGCAAGATATGTCAGGAAACTGAAGCCGCTCGACGTAACGACGCTCGCTTATCCGGGTTTTCCGACGGACATGCAGGCGCAGTTCATGAGCCTTATGTCGGTTACCGAAGGGATAAGCGTCATAACCGAAAAGATTTATCCCGACAGGTTCATCCATGTCAGCGAGCTCGGCAGGATGGGAGCCGAAATAATATTAGAGGGCCCGAGCGCGATAGTCAAAGGCGTCAAACATCTGAGCGGCGCCCCGGTCATGGCGTCCGACTTAAGGGCGTCGGCCGCGCTTGTACTCGCGGGCCTCGTAGCTAAGGACAGGACCGAGATCCACAGGATCTACCACCTCGACAGAGGTTATGAGAACTTGGAAGAGAAGTTGAACAGTTTAGGCGCGAAGGTGTGGAGAGAGAAGGAAAGATAA
- the prmC gene encoding peptide chain release factor N(5)-glutamine methyltransferase codes for MIEPYTPVQYIMGKTDFCGLDLVVNEDVLIPRPETELLVATVAEEARRRLPESGSLRILDLCTGSGNIAIALTKSVPECKIVASDISAAALSIARRNTEKHGVAHRIDLVESDLFGSVSGRFDIVVSNPPYIAEYEFAALPKDVLKEPRLALNGGADGLDFYRRIFRDLSGFMKKGGFAAFEIGFGQSAYVKKIVEETKAYKVSSVVKDWNGIDRIVVANG; via the coding sequence ATGATAGAGCCATATACACCGGTGCAGTACATAATGGGGAAGACGGACTTCTGCGGCCTCGACCTGGTCGTTAACGAAGACGTGCTAATACCGCGTCCTGAGACAGAATTACTTGTCGCGACTGTCGCGGAAGAAGCCAGGAGACGGCTGCCGGAATCAGGATCTTTGAGGATCCTCGACCTGTGTACAGGCTCAGGCAATATAGCAATTGCGTTGACAAAGTCAGTCCCTGAATGTAAAATAGTCGCTTCCGATATATCTGCAGCGGCATTGAGCATAGCGCGCCGAAACACCGAAAAACATGGCGTTGCCCATCGGATCGATCTTGTGGAAAGCGACCTGTTCGGGTCTGTAAGCGGCAGGTTTGACATAGTAGTTTCCAACCCGCCTTATATCGCGGAATACGAGTTTGCCGCGCTCCCTAAGGACGTGTTAAAAGAGCCGCGACTGGCCCTGAACGGGGGCGCAGACGGGCTGGATTTTTATCGAAGGATATTCAGGGACCTTTCTGGTTTTATGAAAAAGGGCGGTTTTGCTGCGTTCGAGATAGGGTTTGGGCAATCCGCGTATGTGAAAAAGATTGTTGAGGAGACGAAGGCGTATAAGGTCTCCTCTGTGGTGAAAGACTGGAACGGTATAGATAGGATAGTGGTGGCTAATGGATAA
- the rplS gene encoding 50S ribosomal protein L19, producing the protein MKNYLDLVESKQLKKDTPQFNVGDTVDVQIKIVEEGKSRIQTFEGVVIARAGSGLRETFTVRKISYGEGVEIVFPLHSPSIDKIKVMKKGDVRRAKLYYLKRKVGKETRVDEKIEHSQTGPEAAPAREEAK; encoded by the coding sequence ATGAAGAATTACCTAGACCTGGTGGAATCGAAACAGTTAAAGAAAGACACCCCCCAATTCAACGTCGGCGATACGGTAGACGTCCAGATAAAAATAGTCGAGGAAGGCAAGTCGCGCATCCAGACTTTCGAAGGCGTGGTGATCGCGCGTGCGGGGTCGGGCCTGCGCGAGACGTTTACAGTCAGAAAGATATCGTATGGAGAAGGCGTTGAAATTGTATTCCCGCTCCATTCGCCGTCGATCGATAAGATAAAGGTCATGAAAAAAGGCGATGTTAGAAGGGCCAAGTTATATTACCTGAAACGGAAAGTCGGGAAAGAGACCAGAGTTGACGAGAAGATCGAACACTCTCAGACGGGCCCGGAAGCTGCTCCTGCACGAGAAGAGGCTAAGTAG
- the trmD gene encoding tRNA (guanosine(37)-N1)-methyltransferase TrmD gives MRIDILTLFPKMFENVLGESIIKRARAKGLVKIEVYNLRDWTSDRHKTADDKPFGGGPGMVMKIEPVYLALKELKRGNPSAAPIRRGGGMKFSVENFRGHGPRVILLTPQGRKLDQRIAKELAREKRLILICGHYEGVDERIRELADDEISIGDYVLTCGEIPAMVLVDCVTRLIPGVLGDDESITDESFEGGLLEYPQYTRPAEYKAMKVPATLMSGDHKAIEEWRKTQAFKRTARRRPDLLAGKDKSI, from the coding sequence ATGCGCATAGACATTCTGACGCTATTTCCCAAGATGTTCGAGAACGTCCTGGGCGAATCTATAATAAAGCGGGCCCGGGCTAAGGGGTTGGTGAAGATAGAGGTCTACAATCTCCGGGACTGGACATCCGACCGGCACAAGACAGCGGACGACAAGCCTTTCGGCGGCGGGCCGGGCATGGTGATGAAGATCGAGCCCGTATACCTGGCTCTCAAAGAACTGAAAAGAGGTAATCCCTCTGCCGCTCCTATTCGTCGCGGCGGCGGGATGAAATTTTCTGTAGAAAATTTCAGAGGCCACGGGCCAAGGGTAATACTGCTGACACCGCAGGGAAGGAAGCTTGATCAAAGAATAGCCAAGGAATTGGCCAGGGAAAAGCGCCTGATCCTCATATGCGGACATTACGAAGGAGTTGACGAACGTATCAGGGAACTTGCGGATGACGAGATATCGATAGGCGATTACGTCCTGACGTGCGGGGAGATCCCAGCAATGGTGCTGGTCGATTGCGTGACGAGACTGATACCCGGTGTGCTGGGAGACGACGAGTCGATAACCGATGAATCTTTTGAGGGCGGGCTGCTGGAATATCCTCAATATACAAGGCCCGCTGAATATAAGGCAATGAAGGTCCCCGCAACTCTCATGAGCGGCGACCATAAAGCGATAGAGGAGTGGCGGAAGACGCAGGCTTTTAAGAGAACGGCGCGCAGGAGGCCGGATCTTTTGGCGGGCAAAGACAAAAGCATATAA
- a CDS encoding ribonuclease HII translates to MTRRSNTLRRARKLLLHEKRLSSLGYKTIAGVDEAGRGPLAGPVVAGAVILKDACFKERVDDSKKLSAKLREKAYAEIMDKCAVGIGVVDEKIIDLLNIYRATIRAMDLAIANLNVVPDYIIVDGRVKLVTRCPLKCIVGGDALSLSIAAASIIAKVTRDRMMLEYDKTFPQYGFARHKGYGTKFHKEALKKHGPSPIHRFSFRPVKDLMV, encoded by the coding sequence TTGACGAGAAGATCGAACACTCTCAGACGGGCCCGGAAGCTGCTCCTGCACGAGAAGAGGCTAAGTAGCCTCGGTTACAAGACAATAGCGGGCGTCGATGAAGCGGGCCGCGGCCCTCTTGCCGGACCGGTTGTCGCCGGCGCTGTAATATTAAAAGACGCCTGTTTTAAAGAGCGGGTCGACGACTCAAAGAAGCTCTCCGCGAAGTTGAGAGAGAAAGCTTATGCGGAGATAATGGACAAATGCGCCGTCGGAATAGGTGTGGTAGACGAAAAGATCATAGACCTCCTGAATATCTATCGCGCCACAATAAGGGCGATGGACCTGGCCATAGCGAACCTCAATGTAGTGCCTGATTATATAATAGTCGACGGAAGGGTCAAGTTGGTGACCAGGTGTCCCCTGAAGTGTATTGTCGGGGGAGACGCGCTTAGTCTTTCTATAGCCGCGGCTTCTATCATAGCGAAGGTCACGCGCGACAGGATGATGCTGGAGTACGATAAGACATTCCCGCAATACGGATTTGCCCGCCACAAAGGCTACGGTACCAAGTTCCATAAGGAGGCCCTGAAAAAACACGGCCCTTCACCGATCCACCGCTTCAGTTTCCGCCCCGTTAAAGACCTGATGGTATAA
- the rpsP gene encoding 30S ribosomal protein S16 — protein MPAVIRLKRGGSPKKPSHRIVVVDKRRARDSKTIEILGFYDPKTNPANVKVKKERAEYWLGVGAVPSAIVRTLLKKQGIKA, from the coding sequence ATGCCAGCAGTCATCAGGCTCAAAAGAGGCGGTTCGCCGAAGAAACCGTCTCATCGTATCGTAGTCGTGGATAAGCGCAGGGCAAGAGATTCAAAGACCATAGAGATCCTCGGATTCTATGACCCGAAGACCAATCCAGCTAATGTCAAGGTTAAGAAGGAACGGGCGGAATACTGGCTTGGCGTCGGGGCGGTTCCGTCCGCCATCGTAAGGACGCTGTTGAAGAAGCAGGGGATCAAGGCGTAG
- the rho gene encoding transcription termination factor Rho — MEIAELKTMSIAELTKLAKDLNVIGASGLKKQDLIFKILQAKTEKEGLIFGEGVLEILPDGFGFLRSPDYNYLPGPDDIYVSPSQIRKFNLRTGDTVSGQIRPPKEGERYFALLKVEAVNFGNPDDTQGKTLFDNLTPLYPNERFLLECNPKEVSMRIMDLLAPVGKGQRGMIVAPPYSGKTVLLQKFANSITTNYPEAVLIVLLIDERPEEVTDMQRSVKGEVISSTFDEPSERHIQVAEIVLEKAKRLVEARKDVVILLDSITRLARAYNSCVPHSGKILSGGVDSNALQKPKRFLGAARNIEEGGSLTIIATALVDTGSRMDEVIFEEFKGTGNMEVQLDRNLFQKRIYPAIDIKRSNTRKEELLVHEDELKRIWLLRKALNELNSDEAMQLLVEKLSKTKTNAEFLMSMNQ, encoded by the coding sequence ATGGAGATAGCCGAACTTAAGACCATGAGCATAGCGGAGCTGACAAAGCTTGCGAAGGACCTGAATGTGATCGGCGCCAGCGGCCTTAAGAAACAGGACCTGATATTCAAGATACTGCAGGCGAAGACCGAGAAGGAAGGCCTGATCTTCGGCGAGGGCGTGCTGGAGATATTGCCGGACGGGTTCGGATTTTTGCGCAGCCCGGACTACAACTATCTCCCGGGACCCGACGACATATATGTGTCGCCGTCGCAGATACGCAAGTTTAACCTGAGAACGGGCGACACCGTAAGCGGGCAGATAAGGCCGCCTAAGGAAGGCGAAAGGTATTTCGCCTTATTGAAGGTCGAGGCTGTAAATTTCGGGAATCCGGATGACACGCAGGGGAAGACATTGTTCGACAACCTGACCCCGCTCTACCCGAATGAACGGTTCCTGCTTGAATGCAACCCAAAAGAAGTTTCGATGAGGATAATGGACCTCCTGGCGCCCGTCGGGAAAGGACAGCGCGGCATGATAGTCGCTCCGCCGTACAGCGGAAAGACGGTGCTCCTGCAGAAGTTCGCTAACTCGATAACTACGAACTATCCGGAGGCCGTGCTCATAGTCCTTCTTATAGATGAGCGTCCCGAGGAAGTCACGGACATGCAGCGCTCGGTGAAGGGCGAGGTAATAAGTTCGACATTCGACGAACCGTCGGAACGGCACATCCAGGTCGCTGAGATAGTGCTGGAGAAGGCAAAGCGTCTCGTCGAAGCCAGGAAAGATGTGGTGATCCTGCTCGACTCGATCACGAGGCTTGCCAGGGCGTACAATTCCTGCGTGCCGCATTCGGGAAAGATACTCTCGGGCGGAGTCGATTCGAACGCGCTCCAGAAACCGAAGAGGTTCCTCGGCGCGGCAAGGAATATCGAAGAGGGCGGGAGCCTTACGATAATAGCGACCGCGCTCGTCGATACCGGTTCGAGGATGGACGAGGTAATATTCGAAGAGTTCAAAGGGACCGGCAATATGGAGGTGCAGCTCGACAGGAATCTCTTCCAGAAGAGGATATATCCGGCGATAGACATAAAGCGCTCGAATACCCGCAAGGAAGAGCTCCTGGTCCACGAGGACGAATTGAAGCGCATATGGCTTCTGAGGAAGGCGTTGAACGAACTTAATTCCGACGAGGCTATGCAGCTCCTGGTCGAGAAGCTGTCGAAGACGAAGACCAACGCGGAATTTTTGATGTCAATGAACCAGTAG
- the rpmE gene encoding 50S ribosomal protein L31, translating into MKDKTHPEYKETTIACVCGEVIHTRSTKQNIHVDICSKCHPFFTGKQKLVDSAGRVEKFAKRYAGKVKAKAAEQADQPKVEKKTEPGNAG; encoded by the coding sequence GTGAAAGATAAGACACATCCGGAATACAAAGAGACGACGATCGCGTGCGTGTGCGGAGAGGTAATACATACGCGCTCGACGAAGCAGAACATCCATGTCGATATCTGCTCGAAGTGCCACCCGTTCTTTACAGGTAAGCAAAAGCTTGTAGACTCAGCAGGCAGGGTGGAGAAGTTCGCCAAGCGTTATGCCGGCAAAGTGAAGGCGAAGGCCGCTGAACAGGCCGATCAGCCTAAGGTAGAGAAGAAGACGGAGCCGGGAAACGCCGGATAA